The window GTTGCTGACTGGACAGCGCCTTGCGCACTTCATCCAGGTCCTGGCACAGGCTCAGGTGATAGAACTCCAGGCGATTGAGCAGCACGCTGTAGTCCAGCAGGCGGCCCGGATGCGAACACAGCACCATGGCCCGTCGCGAAATGGCGGCCATATCGGTGGCCCTCTCGGAAGTTTCGACGGGGCCAATCTAACGGCGCTCTGAAGGCTTTCTTATCAGACAAGTCCGAAACACGCGTAGCAAATGGACTACAACGAGCCAGCCGCCGACCCTCAGCGCCGCTTCAACACCAAGGCCACACCGCTCAGTGTCAGGGTCATGGCGAGGATTTCCCGCGCGCCGATGGCATCGCCCAGCATGACGGCGGCGGACAGCACGCCCAGCAGGGGCACCAGCAGCATGCCGGTTGCCGCCACGGAAGCCGGAAGGCGCTGCAGTGCCGCGAACCAGGTCAGGTAGCAGACGCCCATGGGGACGAACGTCATGTAGACCATGCAGGCAAGCGGACCGGGCCCGAGGGCATCCAGGCGTGGATGCTCGAAGGCAATGCCGAACACCAGCATCGGCAGGCACCCCAGCCCGACCTGCCACGCCGTCGAGACGATCGGTGCCAGCGGGAATGGTCCGCCATTGAGCACCGTCCCCAGCGCGAACAGCACGGCGGCGGCCAGCGCAAAGCCAACACCTAGCGCCTGCCCCGGAGCGATGGAGAGGCCGTGGGCACTCAGCAGCACTGTGACACCGGCCAACCCCAGCAGCAGCGCGGCAAAGCCGCTCGCCGTGGGGCGTATGCCGCGCAGCGGCCAGGCCAGCAGCGTGACCCAGATCGGCATCGTGTACACCAGCAGCACGCCTTCGCTGACGTTGATCCACTTCATGGCCAGCGTGGAAAAGCCCATCCAGGCGAAGACGTTGGTAAAGGCGGCCGCTGTGAGCCGGGGCAACGCCTGGCGTTCCGGGATCAGCCGCTGCCCTTGCAGCGCGGCGATGGCGACCAGTACGACGGCGGCGATCACCCCCGCCAGCCCGCGGGAGAACAACGGCGGCCAGACCTGCAGGAGCAGCTTCATGGCGGGCCAGTTGATCGCCCAGCCAGTTGCGGTGACCAGCAGACAGGCGATACCGGGAAGGCGCGAATCAAGATGCGGGCGGTGCATGCGGGTCAGCGCCTTTCCCTGAGCAGATCAACGACATGCGCACACCACGCAGACTCAGCCGCCAAGGGCATGGCGGCACACAGGGTTCATCGGTATTGGCGCGGACAAAGGGGGCTCACGTTGCACCGGCCCGGAGCCTTTGTCGAGCAGCGCGTCCCGGCGAGTCGCAGGCGCGCTCGCCAAGGTCGCAACGCTACTCGCGCTCTTTGCCCTGATGCAGGCGCGCGACCAGTTCGGCCTCGGCCTGGGACAGCCCGCAGCTCTGGGTCAGGTCGGAAGCGGAAGCGCCCATGCCGACCAGGCGCGCGGCCTGGCTGAAGGACAGGCTGGCGGGATCGCGCTGCTCCATGCGCGTCACCCGCTCGGGCAGCGGCGCGAGCTGCTTGCCCAGGTCGCGCAGTTCCTCGCCCATGCGGACGTTGACCTGCTGGTAGGACTCGATGCGCTTGCCCAGCTCCTTCAGGCGCTGTTCGAGCGCATCGACCTGCTGGGCCTGCGCCGCCGTCTGCGCCTGCTGGACGCGCTGCCGCCCCGCCAGCCAGACGCAGGTCCCGGCAAGGCCCACGCAGGCCAGGCCAAGGATCGCCAGTGCAATCAACAGCACGTCAGATGCTCTCCAGCTCCGACCACTCTTCCTCGGTCATCATCTTGTCCAGCTCGACCAGGATCAGCAGCTCGCCGTTCTTGTTGCACACGCCCTGGATGAACTTGGCCGACTCCTCGTTGCCAACGTTCGGCGCGGTCTCGATCTCGGACTGGCGCAGGTAGACCACCTCGGCGACGCTGTCGACCAGGATGCCCACCACCTGCTTGTCCGCCTCGATGATGACGATGCGGGTGTTGTCGGAAACCGGCGCCGGGTCCAGGCCGAAGCGCTGGCGGGTGTCAATCACGGTCACCACGTTGCCGCGCAGGTTGATGATGCCCAGCACGTAGCTCGGGGCACCGGGCACCGGCGCGATCTCGGTGTAGCGCAGCACTTCCTGGACCTGCATCACGTTGATGCCGTAGGTCTCGTTGTCCAGGCGGAAGGTGACCCACTGCAGAATCGGATCTTCGGCACCTTGCGCAGACGTTTTCTTCATATCCCCTCGCCTCTTCTGGTACCACGCCGGCGGCGGCGTGGTGGCTTTCGTTTAACGGATCGACGCACTCAGTGCTGAGGGCGCCGCGTTGCGCCGCTGGCGATCAGCTCGGCCAGTGCCGAGACATCCAGCAACGCGCACATCTGCTCGATCACCGTGCCGGCCAGCCACGGGCGCTGCTGGCGTTGGGTGCGCCACTTCACCTCGGACGGGTCCAGGCGGATCGAGCGGCTGACCTGGTGCACCGCCAGCCCCCACTCGTAGCCCTGCACGGAAATCACATACTGCAAGCCTTCGCGATAGTCGTCGCGGTAGCGCTCGGGCATCACCCAGCGCGCGGTATCCAGCACCTTCAGGTTGCCTCCCTGGTTGCCCGGCAGGATACCGAGGAACCAGTCAGGCTGACCGAACAGCGGGGTCAGCTCGTGGCCCGCCAGCGGGTAGATCGAGCCCAGGCAGACCAGCGGCACCGCCAGGGTCAGCCCGGCGACGTCGAACAGCAGGCATTCGAAGGGTTCGGCGGCCCACACCGGGCGACCGTTATCCAGCAGCGCCAGCGGCGCGGATGGCAGCTCGGCGCTGCCCGGCTGGCGCAGCTCGATGACCTGCGCGCCCTGCGCCGGCGGCACTACCTCGGCGGGCGGCGCCAGCATCGGTTCGGGCTCGGGCTCCAGCGTCCGCGCAACGGGTTCGCGGGCGAAGTTCAGGCGGGCATCGCGCACCTGCTCCTCGAACACCGCGGCTTCGAATTCATCCAGGCTGACGCTGTCGCGTTGCGGCTCCACCAGGGACGGCTGGGCCTCGACGACCTCCGGCGCGACGGGTTCGACGCTGGCCAGGGCGACCGGCGCCGGCGCTTCGGGCGCGGCAACGGGAGCCGGGGTGGGGTCGCCTGCGAACTCTTCGAAAGCATCCTGCAGCAGCGCATCCAGGTAAGACTGCAGCGCGAGCTGGGGACGGGTGGCGGTAGCGGAACGACTCATGATTGATGACCGCGCAAAAGAACATTCCAGCCTATCGGCCGCCGGATGACGGGACTTGAACCATCCCGTCGGAAATTCATGCTCGCCATGCTCAGGCCACCTGCGCCGCCGGCACCTGCGCCAGCAGATGCTTGAGCAGCGCGCGGTAGGCGATCACGCCCCGGCTGTTGGCATCGTTGCGCGACGGCACCAGGCCGTGGCGGCTGGCGTCGCGCAGCTTGGTGTCCACCGGGACGAACGCCTGCCAGAGCGTATCGGGATAGGTGTCGCGCAACACCCGCAGCGCGCCCAGCGAAGCCTGGGTGCGGCGGTCGAACAGGGTCGGCACGATGGTGAACGGCAGCGCCTGCTTGCGCGAGCGGTTGACCATCTTCAGGGTGTTGACCATGCGCTCCAGGCCCTTCAAGGCGAGGAACTCGGTCTGCACCGGGATCACCAGGTGCTGGCTGGCCGCCATCGCGTTGACCATCAGCACGCCGAGCAGCGGCGGGCTGTCGATGATCGCGTAATCGAATTGGTTCCACAGCTGCGCCAGGCTCTTGGCGATCACCAGGCCAAGACCGTTCTGCCCCGGCGACTGGCGCTCCAGGGTGGCCAGCGCAGTGCTCGACGGCAGCAGGCGCACGTTCTCGTGGCTGGTGGGCAGCAGCAGCGACTCCGGCAACCCCTCGGGGACGTTGCCCTGGTGCAGGAACAGGTCGAAGACGCTGTGCTCCAGGGAGTCCGGGTCGTGGCCGAAGTAACTGGTCATCGAGCCGTGCGGGTCGAGGTCGACGATCAGCACGCGCTTGCCGGCGTCGGCCAACAGGCCCGCCAGGGCGATGGAGGATGTGGTCTTGCCGACGCCACCTTTCTGGTTGGCTACCGCCCAGACTTTCATAGTGCTGGCTCCCCGCTGGCACAGGATCGGTTCAGGGGTGTCATGCCGCTCACTCCCCTGCCGCCGATGACGAAGATTTGACGGCGCCACTGCCGGGCGCCTCGCTGGCAACCACTGGTGCAGGTTGCGTGCCAGCATGTCGCAACGCCGGGTCCGGCTGCGCCTTGCCGCTGCCCACGCCGCTCACCGCGCGACGTACCTCGAGGTTGCGGGAGATCACCAGCACCACCCGGCGGTTGCGGGCGCGCCCTTCGGCCGTCGCATTGTCCGCTACCGGTTGGAATTCACCATAGCCCACCGCGGCCAATCGGCCGGCATCCAGCCCGTCCTGGGCGAGCATGCGCACGATGCTCGCGGCGCGGGCGGCCGACAGCTCCCAGTTGGTCGGGTACTGGCTGTTGTGGATCGGCACGTTGTCGGTAAAGCCTTCGACATGCACCGGGTTGCGGTAAGGCGCCAGAATCCTGGCGACCTTCTCGACGATGTTGAACGCGGTGTCGTTGGGAATCGCATCGCCGCTGGGGAACAGCAGGCTGGAATTGAGGGTGATCTCGATCCAGAACTCGTTGCCGCGCACGCTGACCTGGTCGCTCTTGATCAGCTCGCCGAACGCCTCGCGCATGCTGCTGGCGATCTGTTCCAGGGTATCCGGACTGCCCTGGGCCTGGCCGTCATCCATCGGTTCGTTGAGCGACTGGTCCGGCTGCTGGGTGCGCGGCCGTTCCTCGCCGATGGGGATCGGGCGGACCGCGCGATCCGGCTGGTTGAACACGCCGGTCAAGGTTTCCGAGAGGATCTTGTACTTGCCCTGGTTGATCGAGGAGATCGAGTACATCACCACGAAGAAGGCGAACAGCAGGGTGATGAAGTCCGCGTAGGACACCAGCCAGCGTTCGTGATTCTCGTGTTCCTCGTGACGTCTGCGGCGAGCCATCTGCGTGTGCTCCCTCAGCCGACGAAGCCTTGCAGCTTCAGTTCGATGGAGCGCGGGTTCTCGCCCTCGGCGATGGACAGCAGGCCCTCCATCAGCATCTCGCGGTAGCAGGACTGGCGGTGCACGATGCTCTTCAGCTTGTTGCCCACCGGCAGCAGCAGCAGGTTGGCCAGGCCCACGCCATAGATGGTGGCGACGAAGGCCACGGCAATGCCGCTGCCCAATTGGCTGGGGTCGGCGAGATTGCCCATCACGTGGATCAGGCCCATCACCGCGCCGATGATACCGATGGTCGGCGAGTAGCCGCCCATGGCTTCGAACACCTTGGCTGCCGCCAGGTCGCGGGTTTCCTGGTTGTACAGGTCGACTTCGAGGATGCTGCGGATGGCCTCCGGCTCGGCGCCATCCACCAGCAGTTGCAGGCCCTTGCGCGCATAAGGATCGTGTTCAGCGTCGGCGACGGTTTCCAGCCCCAGCAGGCCTTCCTTGCGCGCGGTCATGCTCCAGCCCACGACATGGTTGATGCCGCCGACCAGGTCCACCTTGGGCGGCAGGATGATCCAGCGCAGCATCTGCACCGAGCGCTTGAGCACCGCCACCGGGGTCTGCAGCAGTGCGGCGGCCAGGGTGCCGCCCATCACGATCAGCGCCGCCGGGCCGTTGGCCAGCGCGCCGACATGCCCGCCCTCGAGGAAGTTGCCACCGACGATGGCGACCAGCGCGAGGATCAGGCCGACAATGCTGAGGACATCCATCAGCCGCAGGCCTCGGTGAGATGGCGACCGATGTCGTCCAGGCTGTACACCGCATCCGCCAGGCCGGCCTTGGCGATCGCCATGGGCATGCCGTAGATCACGCAGCTGGCTTCATCCTGCGCCCACACCTGGCTGCCGCCCTGCTTGAGCATGCGCGCGCCTTCGCGGCCATCGGCGCCCATGCCGGTGAGGACCACCGCCAGCACCTTGTCGCCGTAGGCCTTGGACGCGGAACCGAAGGTCACGTCGACACAGGGCTTGTAGTTGAGGCGCTCATCGCCGGGCAGGATGCGCACGGCGCCACGGGCGTCGACCATCATCTGCTTGCCGCCGGGGGCCAGCAGGGCCACGCCGGGGCGCAGCAGGTCGCCGTCCTCGGCTTCCTTGACGGTGATCTTGCACAGCTTGTCCAGGCGCTCGGCGAAAGCCTTGGTGAAGGCCGCCGGCATGTGCTGGATCAGCACCAGCGGCGCGGGGAAGTTGGCAGGCAGCTGGGTCAGGACCCGCTGCAGCGCCACCGGCCCACCGGTGGAAGTACCGATGGCCACCAGCCGGTAGGGCTTACGCTTTGGGGCGGCGGAGGTCGCCGGGGCCGGGGCGGCCGGCGCATGGCCGCCACCCGACGAAGCGGGAGCGGTCTGGCGCAGCGCGCTGCCGGCAGGCGCCGGGGCGGAAGCCGGAGCGCTCGTGGAATACGAGGCGTAGGCGGCGAAGCGGCGGTTGCTCCTGGCGATGGTGTGGACCTTCTCGCACAGCAACTGGCGGACCTTGTCCGGGTTGCGCGAGATGTCCTCGAAGTTCTTCGGCAGGTAGTCGACCGCGCCGGCATCCAGCGCGTCCAGGGTCACCCGCGCGCCCTCATGGGTCAGCGAGGAGAACATCAGCACGGGGGTCGGGCAACGCTGCATGATGGTTCGCACGGCGGTGATGCCGTCCATCAACGGCATCTCGTAGTCCATGGTGATCACGTCGGGCTTGAGCGCCAGCACCTGGTCGATCGCCTCGCGGCCATTGGTGGCCGTGCCGACCACCTGGATCTGCGGATCGGCGGAGAGAATCTCCGAGACACGACGGCGGAAGAATCCCGAATCGTCCACCACCAGGACTTTGACAGCCATAGACACTCCTGAATGAAGCCTTGCCACGCGCGCGGGCGTCCCCGCGCGCGCAAGAATCAGATACGCCGCGCGTAGCGCTTGAGCATGCTCGGCACATCGAGGATCAGGGCGATCCGCCCGTCACCGGTGATGGTTGCCCCGGCCATGCCCGGGGTGCCCTGCAGCATCTTGCCCAGCGGCTTGATCACCACCTCTTCCTGGCCCACCAACTGGTCGACCACGAAGCCGATGCGCTGGGTGCCCACCGAGAGGATCACCACATGCCCCTCGCCCGGCTCCTCGTACTGGGCGCCCGGCACCAGCCAGCGCTTGAGGTAGAACAGCGGCAGGGCCTTGTCGCGGACGATCACCACTTCCTGGCCGTCGACCACGTTGGTGTTCGACAGGTCGAGGTGGAAGATTTCGTTGACGTTCACCAGCGGGAAGGCGAAGGCCTGGTTGCCCAGCATCACCATCAGGGTCGGCATGATCGCCAAGGTCAACGGGACCTTGATGACGATCTTCGAGCCCTGGCCCTTGGTGGAATAGATATTGATGATGCCGTTGAGCTGGGAAATCTTGGTCTTCACCACGTCCATGCCGACACCGCGGCCGGAGACGTCGGAAATCTCGGTCTTGGTCGAGAAGCCCGGAGCGAAGATCAGGTTGTAGCAGTCGGACTCGGAGAGGCGGTCAGCCGCGTCCTTGTCCAGCAGGCCCTTCTCCACGGCCTTGGCGCGCAGCACGTCCGGGTCCATGCCTTTGCCGTCGTCGGAGATCGACAGCAGGATGTGGTCGCCTTCCTGTTCGGCGGACAGTACCACCCGGCCGGAGCGCGCCTTGCCGGCGGCTTCGCGCTCGTTCGGGCCTTCGATGCCGTGATCCACCGCGTTGCGCACCAGGTGCACCAGCGGGTCGGCCAGAGCCTCGACCAGGTTCTTGTCCAGGTCGGTCTCTTCGCCGATCAGCTCCAGGTTGATCTCTTTCTTCAGGTTGCGCGCGAGGTCGCGGACCTGACGGGGGAAGCGGCCGAAGACCTTCTTGATCGGCTGCATGCGGGTCTTCATGACCGCCGACTGCAGGTCGGCAGTGACCACGTCGAGGTTCGACACGGCCTTGGCCATCGCCTCATCACCGCTGTTGGCGCCCAGGCGCACCAGGCGGTTACGCACCAGCACCAGTTCGCCGACCATGTTCATGATTTCGTCGAGGCGCGCGGTGTCCACCCGCACGGTGGTTTCCGCTTCGCTGGCCGGCTTCTCGGCAGCGGCGACCGGGCGCGGCGCCTCGGCCGGCTTGGCGGCCTGGGCCTTCGCCGGTGCGGCAGGCTTGGCCGGCGGCGGCGCGGCGGCCGGTTTGGCGGCGGCGACCGGTTCTTCCTTCGCGCCGGTGAACTGGCCCTTGCCATGCAGCTCGTCGAGCAGCTTCTCGAATTCGTCGTCGGTGATGTTGTCGTTGCCGCCGGCAGTGGAAGCCTCGGTGGATTTCTCTGCTTTATCCACAGGCGCAGCAACGGCCGGCTCTTCCTTCGCGCCGGTGAACTGGCCCTTGCCATGCAGCTGGTCGAGCAGCGCTTCGAACTCGTCGTCGGTGATGTCGTCACCCGAACTGGCGGCCGGAGCGGCTTCGCTCGCGGCGGGCGCGGCGCTGGCGGGCGACTGGACGCCGCCGAACTGACCCTTGCCGTGCAACTGGTCGAGCAGCGCCTCGAATTCGTCGTCGGTGATGTCGTCGCCACCGGCACCCGCCGATGCCGCGGGGGCGTCGGCGGCGGGTTCGAGCGCATCCATCAGTTGCTCGAACTCGGCATCGGTGATGTCGCCGTAGGCCGCCGGAGCCGCCGGCGCTGGCTCGACTAAGGGCTCGGCGGCCGCCGGAGCTTCGGCCGGCGCGGCGTTCGGATCAGCCAGGCGCGACAGGGCAGCGAGCAGCTCCGGCGTAGCCGGGGTCGGCTCCTGCGCGTCACGCACCTGCTGGAACATGACGTTGACGGTATCCAGCGCCTGCAGCATCACGTCCATGAGTTCGGCATCCACGCGGCGTTCGCCCTTGCGCAGCATGTCGAAGACGTTTTCGGCGATGTGGCAGCACTCCACCAGCGCGTTCAGCTGGAGGAAGCCGGCTCCGCCCTTGACGGTATGGAACCCACGGAAAATCGCATTGAGCAGGTCCATGTCATCGGGTCGGCTTTCCAGCTCGACCAGTTGCTCGGACAGTTGCTCGAGGATCTCGCCGGCCTCCACCAGGAAGTCCTGGAGGATCTCGTCATCGGCGTCGAAGCTCATTCGGTGCTCCCTCTACAGCGTCAGGCGACGCTTAAAAACCCAGGCTGGACAACAGGTCATCAACGTCGTCCTGACCGGATACGACGTCTTTTCTTGTATCGGCAGCGATCTGCGGACCTTCACCCTTGGACGATCTTTCTTTTTCGACGGCCTCGCTCATGCCCTGGTAGTCATGCTCGATACCGGCGTAGCGGTCCACCTGGCCGGCCATCCAGACCAGCTTGACCAGGTTCGACTCGACCTCGGTGACCAGCTTGGTGACGCGCTTGATCACCTGCCCGGTGAGGTCCTGGAAGTCCTGCGCCAGGAGGATGTCATTGAGGTGCGCGGAGAGCTTGCGGCTGTCCTGGGCGCTGATGTAGAGGAACTGCTCGACGCGCTTGGCCAGGTCACGGAAGGCCTCGGGCCCCAGTTCGCGGCGCATGAAGCGCGCCCAGTCTTCCTGCAGCTCCTTGGCCTGGGTTTCGATGTGCATCACCACCGGGGTGCACTCTTCCACCAGGTCCATGGTGCGGTTGGCCGCCTTCTCGGTCATCTTCACCACGTAGGAAAGACGATCGGTGGCGTCGGCGATCTGCGACATTTCCTCGGCGTGGCGGGAATTGGGATCGATCTGGAAGTTGACGATGGCGTTGTGCAGCTCGCGGGTGAGCTTGCCGACTTCCTGGTAGAGCCCGCGATCGCGCGCCTGGTTGAGCTCGGAAATCAGCTGCACGGCGGTCTGGACTTCACCACGATCCAGGCAATCGACCAATTCGCGCGCGTGTTTTTTCAGGGTCGACTCGAAGTCACCCGCGGATTCGTTGACGAGATCCATGACGCCCTCTCTGCCAGCCTCAGCTGCCGACCCGCTCGA of the Pseudomonas sp. PSE14 genome contains:
- a CDS encoding DMT family transporter encodes the protein MHRPHLDSRLPGIACLLVTATGWAINWPAMKLLLQVWPPLFSRGLAGVIAAVVLVAIAALQGQRLIPERQALPRLTAAAFTNVFAWMGFSTLAMKWINVSEGVLLVYTMPIWVTLLAWPLRGIRPTASGFAALLLGLAGVTVLLSAHGLSIAPGQALGVGFALAAAVLFALGTVLNGGPFPLAPIVSTAWQVGLGCLPMLVFGIAFEHPRLDALGPGPLACMVYMTFVPMGVCYLTWFAALQRLPASVAATGMLLVPLLGVLSAAVMLGDAIGAREILAMTLTLSGVALVLKRR
- a CDS encoding DUF2802 domain-containing protein yields the protein MLLIALAILGLACVGLAGTCVWLAGRQRVQQAQTAAQAQQVDALEQRLKELGKRIESYQQVNVRMGEELRDLGKQLAPLPERVTRMEQRDPASLSFSQAARLVGMGASASDLTQSCGLSQAEAELVARLHQGKERE
- a CDS encoding chemotaxis protein CheW: MKKTSAQGAEDPILQWVTFRLDNETYGINVMQVQEVLRYTEIAPVPGAPSYVLGIINLRGNVVTVIDTRQRFGLDPAPVSDNTRIVIIEADKQVVGILVDSVAEVVYLRQSEIETAPNVGNEESAKFIQGVCNKNGELLILVELDKMMTEEEWSELESI
- a CDS encoding CheW domain-containing protein, which encodes MSRSATATRPQLALQSYLDALLQDAFEEFAGDPTPAPVAAPEAPAPVALASVEPVAPEVVEAQPSLVEPQRDSVSLDEFEAAVFEEQVRDARLNFAREPVARTLEPEPEPMLAPPAEVVPPAQGAQVIELRQPGSAELPSAPLALLDNGRPVWAAEPFECLLFDVAGLTLAVPLVCLGSIYPLAGHELTPLFGQPDWFLGILPGNQGGNLKVLDTARWVMPERYRDDYREGLQYVISVQGYEWGLAVHQVSRSIRLDPSEVKWRTQRQQRPWLAGTVIEQMCALLDVSALAELIASGATRRPQH
- a CDS encoding ParA family protein — protein: MKVWAVANQKGGVGKTTSSIALAGLLADAGKRVLIVDLDPHGSMTSYFGHDPDSLEHSVFDLFLHQGNVPEGLPESLLLPTSHENVRLLPSSTALATLERQSPGQNGLGLVIAKSLAQLWNQFDYAIIDSPPLLGVLMVNAMAASQHLVIPVQTEFLALKGLERMVNTLKMVNRSRKQALPFTIVPTLFDRRTQASLGALRVLRDTYPDTLWQAFVPVDTKLRDASRHGLVPSRNDANSRGVIAYRALLKHLLAQVPAAQVA
- the motD gene encoding flagellar motor protein MotD — translated: MARRRRHEEHENHERWLVSYADFITLLFAFFVVMYSISSINQGKYKILSETLTGVFNQPDRAVRPIPIGEERPRTQQPDQSLNEPMDDGQAQGSPDTLEQIASSMREAFGELIKSDQVSVRGNEFWIEITLNSSLLFPSGDAIPNDTAFNIVEKVARILAPYRNPVHVEGFTDNVPIHNSQYPTNWELSAARAASIVRMLAQDGLDAGRLAAVGYGEFQPVADNATAEGRARNRRVVLVISRNLEVRRAVSGVGSGKAQPDPALRHAGTQPAPVVASEAPGSGAVKSSSSAAGE
- a CDS encoding flagellar motor protein; translation: MDVLSIVGLILALVAIVGGNFLEGGHVGALANGPAALIVMGGTLAAALLQTPVAVLKRSVQMLRWIILPPKVDLVGGINHVVGWSMTARKEGLLGLETVADAEHDPYARKGLQLLVDGAEPEAIRSILEVDLYNQETRDLAAAKVFEAMGGYSPTIGIIGAVMGLIHVMGNLADPSQLGSGIAVAFVATIYGVGLANLLLLPVGNKLKSIVHRQSCYREMLMEGLLSIAEGENPRSIELKLQGFVG
- a CDS encoding chemotaxis response regulator protein-glutamate methylesterase, with amino-acid sequence MAVKVLVVDDSGFFRRRVSEILSADPQIQVVGTATNGREAIDQVLALKPDVITMDYEMPLMDGITAVRTIMQRCPTPVLMFSSLTHEGARVTLDALDAGAVDYLPKNFEDISRNPDKVRQLLCEKVHTIARSNRRFAAYASYSTSAPASAPAPAGSALRQTAPASSGGGHAPAAPAPATSAAPKRKPYRLVAIGTSTGGPVALQRVLTQLPANFPAPLVLIQHMPAAFTKAFAERLDKLCKITVKEAEDGDLLRPGVALLAPGGKQMMVDARGAVRILPGDERLNYKPCVDVTFGSASKAYGDKVLAVVLTGMGADGREGARMLKQGGSQVWAQDEASCVIYGMPMAIAKAGLADAVYSLDDIGRHLTEACG
- a CDS encoding chemotaxis protein CheA, yielding MSFDADDEILQDFLVEAGEILEQLSEQLVELESRPDDMDLLNAIFRGFHTVKGGAGFLQLNALVECCHIAENVFDMLRKGERRVDAELMDVMLQALDTVNVMFQQVRDAQEPTPATPELLAALSRLADPNAAPAEAPAAAEPLVEPAPAAPAAYGDITDAEFEQLMDALEPAADAPAASAGAGGDDITDDEFEALLDQLHGKGQFGGVQSPASAAPAASEAAPAASSGDDITDDEFEALLDQLHGKGQFTGAKEEPAVAAPVDKAEKSTEASTAGGNDNITDDEFEKLLDELHGKGQFTGAKEEPVAAAKPAAAPPPAKPAAPAKAQAAKPAEAPRPVAAAEKPASEAETTVRVDTARLDEIMNMVGELVLVRNRLVRLGANSGDEAMAKAVSNLDVVTADLQSAVMKTRMQPIKKVFGRFPRQVRDLARNLKKEINLELIGEETDLDKNLVEALADPLVHLVRNAVDHGIEGPNEREAAGKARSGRVVLSAEQEGDHILLSISDDGKGMDPDVLRAKAVEKGLLDKDAADRLSESDCYNLIFAPGFSTKTEISDVSGRGVGMDVVKTKISQLNGIINIYSTKGQGSKIVIKVPLTLAIMPTLMVMLGNQAFAFPLVNVNEIFHLDLSNTNVVDGQEVVIVRDKALPLFYLKRWLVPGAQYEEPGEGHVVILSVGTQRIGFVVDQLVGQEEVVIKPLGKMLQGTPGMAGATITGDGRIALILDVPSMLKRYARRI
- a CDS encoding protein phosphatase CheZ translates to MDLVNESAGDFESTLKKHARELVDCLDRGEVQTAVQLISELNQARDRGLYQEVGKLTRELHNAIVNFQIDPNSRHAEEMSQIADATDRLSYVVKMTEKAANRTMDLVEECTPVVMHIETQAKELQEDWARFMRRELGPEAFRDLAKRVEQFLYISAQDSRKLSAHLNDILLAQDFQDLTGQVIKRVTKLVTEVESNLVKLVWMAGQVDRYAGIEHDYQGMSEAVEKERSSKGEGPQIAADTRKDVVSGQDDVDDLLSSLGF